DNA from Candidatus Polarisedimenticolia bacterium:
GGCGCGACGCCGACCCGGATCTGGCGGAGCTGAAGCGGATCCCGAAGAAGGTGGCCGAGACGGGCCTGGGGAGGTAGGGTAGAAAACCAGCCGCTCAAGACGGAGCAGGCCACCGGTCTTATCGCTATCAAGGAGAAATCATGGCGGACGTCACGGTGAAGAAGATCGAGGAGCTGGATAGCTACCAGGGCGAGGGAAGGTTCAACTACGCGGGAAAGACTCTCGGAGTCAGCGCCTGGGGTATGAACCTGATCCGGATGCCGCCGAACTGGAAGGATTATCCCGATCACGACGAGGCGAAGAGCGGACAGGAAGAGGCCTACGTCGTCCTGGAAGGCGACGGAAAGCTGGTCGCCGGAGATCAGACCTGGGATTTGAAGCCGGGGATTCTGGCGCGGGTCGGCCCGGGTCAGAAGCGCAAGATTTTGCCGGGCGACAAGGGGTTGGTGGTCCTGGCCCTCGGTGGTGTTCCTGGAAAGGCCTATAAACCACGGTCCTGATTGGCCCGGGCAGGGCACCGTTGGACGCGGCGGCAGAAGGCTGCCGCGCGTCAACGGCCGGCATTTGATCTTGGGGAGGCTGGTATTTCCTCCTCGGAAATCGTGTGAGATTAGAAGATCCGCTGACGGCGGTGCTCAGGACATCAGTTTGAAAGCGTGGGTCCAGTCGTTGCGCAGGAACCCCGGGATGCACCAGAGCATGCAGAGCGGCTCGATGGCGCGGGCCGCTTCGGCTTTTCCCATGTCCGCGACCTCCCAGCCGAACTGATCCAGGATCCCCACGACCGTCTCCTTCGAAGACTCGTCGTTGCCGCAGATGAACATGGTGGGCCGCCCTCCCTCGAGCTTCGGGTTCACCATGAGCGAGCTGCCGACCGAGTTGAAGGCCTTGACGAACCGGGCGTTCGGAAACTCGCGCTGCAGCTGCTCCATCAGCGAGTTGTCCAGGCTCGTGAAGAACTTCAGGATGCCGTTGACGGGAGCCTCGTCGGCGATCGGGTTGGTCGCGTCGATGACGATCTTCCCCGCAAGGGTCTCCTTCCCCGCCGCCTGCAGCGCCTTCTGCGCGGCGGTCCCCTTCACCGCGAGGACGACGACGTCGGCGTTCCGAGCCGCCTCTTCGAAGGATCCCACCTTCGATTTGGGATTCTGAGCCGCCCATTCCGACAGCTTCTCCGGCGATCGAGTCCCCATGATCACCTCGTGCCCATGCTTGACGAACCCGCCGGCGAGCGATTTTGCGACGTCCCCCGACCCTAACACTCCGATCTTCATAGTTTCCTCCCTCGAAATTCCGATTTATTGAATGTCGGCCGACGGCTGAATCTTTCCTCGCGCTTTCGTATTCCGAAACCGAGGATAATCCCCGCGCGTTACGATCTCCAGAATCCGGCGCATTCTGAG
Protein-coding regions in this window:
- a CDS encoding NAD(P)-binding domain-containing protein encodes the protein MKIGVLGSGDVAKSLAGGFVKHGHEVIMGTRSPEKLSEWAAQNPKSKVGSFEEAARNADVVVLAVKGTAAQKALQAAGKETLAGKIVIDATNPIADEAPVNGILKFFTSLDNSLMEQLQREFPNARFVKAFNSVGSSLMVNPKLEGGRPTMFICGNDESSKETVVGILDQFGWEVADMGKAEAARAIEPLCMLWCIPGFLRNDWTHAFKLMS